A single genomic interval of Psychrilyobacter piezotolerans harbors:
- a CDS encoding cache domain-containing protein, producing MRNLRKIGKSFRYTVLFIVIINILFIGGVWIYSTYNYFNEESEKIKQEYTLREKMRVKDAVNQVIERIEYHKSETEKILDKRIKERAYEAHDMAVVIYEKYKGDKSDEEIEKLIKETLEVIRFNDGRGYYFGGNINKGKLLFTSNPDYVGEMVLDYRGADGRYIFREMVDLVKEKGEGFYEYMWAKPGDTGYDHRKKSFLKLFKPLNLWIGTGAYFKDVEEDIKKDILNEITHRSPDNGKYIFVLDFSGKLLATEDIDQKKDIGENLWELKDDNDIKIVQELKKISVKPQGGFLNYNWIKPGDENKEVPKMTFVRAVDGWEWMVGTGVYLDDIDKTISTNKKILMDQMKEILMEISLFIFLMGGIIFLSEFYVMKKVKRFIDESETIYETLINLSLDGIYLGNEKGEIEDCNISAYKMLGYTREELDTLSLYDFQKNNLDDLSAPKDIITGDSYEERIFKKKNGKFIFIELNSKYVKLNNKKMLIAFVRDITNRKKMEKRLIELSITDGLTGLSNRRHLLNQLEVKLKEVNAEKPLCISMIDIDHFKKINDTLGHCAGDEVLKEFARILTGNLRKTDLIGRYGGEEFLIVLPDTSLEEAEKLMEKIRLKVYNSSWKYPELRVSFSGGLSEVNDPKNMSLENIVIKVDELLYKAKEGGRNKIEVS from the coding sequence ATGAGAAATTTGAGAAAGATAGGGAAAAGTTTTCGTTATACCGTTCTCTTTATAGTAATTATTAATATTCTGTTTATAGGAGGTGTATGGATTTATTCAACATATAATTATTTTAATGAAGAATCGGAAAAAATAAAACAGGAATATACCCTCAGGGAAAAAATGAGAGTGAAGGATGCTGTCAACCAGGTTATAGAAAGGATAGAATATCATAAATCGGAAACGGAGAAAATTTTGGATAAAAGAATCAAAGAAAGAGCCTATGAAGCCCATGATATGGCTGTGGTTATCTATGAAAAATATAAGGGGGATAAAAGTGATGAAGAAATAGAAAAACTCATCAAAGAAACCCTGGAGGTCATCAGATTCAATGATGGGAGAGGATATTATTTTGGCGGAAATATCAATAAGGGAAAACTTTTATTTACCTCTAACCCCGACTATGTGGGGGAAATGGTTTTAGATTACAGGGGAGCTGACGGAAGATATATCTTCAGGGAAATGGTGGATCTGGTAAAGGAAAAAGGAGAAGGCTTCTATGAATATATGTGGGCAAAACCCGGAGATACAGGGTATGACCATAGAAAAAAATCATTTTTAAAACTCTTTAAACCTCTCAATCTATGGATAGGAACAGGAGCATATTTTAAAGATGTGGAAGAGGATATAAAAAAAGATATTTTAAATGAGATAACCCACCGAAGTCCGGATAATGGGAAATATATTTTTGTACTGGATTTTTCAGGAAAACTTCTGGCTACGGAAGATATAGATCAAAAGAAAGACATAGGAGAAAATTTGTGGGAGTTGAAAGATGATAACGATATAAAAATAGTACAGGAATTAAAAAAAATATCTGTAAAGCCCCAGGGGGGATTTTTAAACTATAATTGGATAAAACCGGGAGATGAAAATAAAGAAGTTCCTAAAATGACCTTTGTCAGGGCAGTAGATGGCTGGGAATGGATGGTAGGAACTGGTGTTTATCTGGATGATATAGACAAAACAATTTCTACCAATAAAAAAATTTTAATGGATCAAATGAAGGAAATTTTAATGGAAATTTCACTTTTCATATTTTTAATGGGTGGAATAATTTTTTTATCTGAATTTTATGTAATGAAGAAAGTAAAGAGATTCATAGATGAAAGCGAAACTATATATGAAACACTGATAAATTTATCCCTTGACGGGATTTATCTGGGAAATGAAAAGGGGGAAATAGAAGATTGTAATATCAGTGCATATAAAATGCTGGGATATACAAGGGAAGAATTAGATACTTTATCCCTGTATGATTTTCAAAAAAATAATTTGGATGATTTAAGTGCTCCGAAGGATATTATTACAGGGGATTCCTACGAAGAAAGAATTTTTAAAAAAAAGAATGGAAAATTTATTTTTATAGAACTAAATTCAAAATATGTAAAACTTAACAATAAAAAGATGCTGATCGCCTTTGTAAGAGATATTACAAACAGGAAAAAAATGGAAAAAAGACTCATAGAACTATCAATAACAGATGGGCTGACGGGGCTGAGCAACAGAAGACATCTTCTAAACCAGCTGGAAGTGAAACTAAAGGAGGTCAATGCTGAGAAACCCCTGTGTATCTCCATGATCGATATCGATCATTTTAAAAAAATCAATGACACTTTAGGGCATTGTGCAGGAGATGAAGTTTTAAAGGAATTTGCCAGAATTTTGACCGGGAATCTTCGGAAAACAGACCTCATAGGCAGATACGGAGGGGAAGAATTTTTAATAGTCCTTCCTGATACTTCTCTGGAAGAGGCAGAAAAACTAATGGAAAAAATAAGGCTGAAAGTTTATAATTCCTCCTGGAAATATCCGGAACTCCGGGTAAGTTTCAGTGGGGGTTTATCAGAGGTAAATGATCCGAAAAACATGAGTTTAGAAAATATAGTGATTAAAGTGGATGAACTGCTCTACAAAGCCAAGGAGGGCGGCCGAAATAAAATTGAGGTAAGTTAA
- a CDS encoding NifB/NifX family molybdenum-iron cluster-binding protein, which yields MELRIAFPTNDRLNVEEHFGHCAEFKVLNTKGGEVVSEEFITPPPHAPGVLPKFLGEHKITTVITGGMGAMAINLFKTQNIDVILGATGSIADNLNTFLDGQLASTGSACSHHHGDHECNH from the coding sequence CGCATTTCCCACAAATGACAGGTTAAATGTCGAGGAGCATTTTGGACATTGTGCCGAGTTTAAAGTGTTGAATACAAAGGGAGGGGAAGTTGTATCGGAAGAATTCATCACTCCGCCGCCTCATGCACCTGGTGTATTACCAAAATTTTTAGGTGAACATAAGATTACTACTGTAATTACAGGGGGGATGGGAGCTATGGCAATCAATCTCTTTAAAACACAAAATATAGATGTTATCTTAGGAGCTACTGGAAGTATTGCAGACAATTTAAATACATTTTTAGATGGACAGCTGGCATCTACTGGATCTGCTTGTAGTCATCATCATGGGGATCATGAGTGTAATCATTAA
- a CDS encoding ATP-binding protein, translating to MKIAVLSGKGGTGKTTVTSNFAVNIKHSIGIDSDVEEPNLHIFMDMKNSASEPVYTLYPSIDKELCNLCGKCGDFCNYHAILPAKNQVIIFRESCHDCGGCKLVCPNGAITYKKREIGKIFKGRSKYNTELHYGLLNIGEMSGVKIIDQLKKYSDLDGKTIFIDSPPGTSCATVAAVEDVDYAVIVSEPTPFGVSDMKMVVEMLREMKIPLGLIINKAGLGDEEIYHYCEDENIEILGEIPFDKKIAELYADGKIFSDSLPEYQDFFSDIYKKIAEGRRSL from the coding sequence ATGAAGATAGCTGTCTTAAGCGGGAAAGGAGGGACAGGTAAAACTACTGTCACCTCTAATTTCGCTGTAAATATAAAACATTCTATAGGTATAGATTCCGATGTGGAGGAGCCAAATTTACATATTTTTATGGACATGAAAAATTCAGCCTCCGAACCTGTATATACACTGTATCCGTCTATTGACAAAGAACTTTGCAACCTCTGTGGTAAATGCGGGGATTTCTGTAATTATCATGCTATTCTCCCCGCTAAAAACCAGGTAATTATCTTCCGTGAAAGCTGCCATGACTGCGGCGGCTGTAAATTAGTCTGCCCAAATGGTGCTATCACATATAAAAAACGTGAGATTGGAAAAATATTTAAAGGCCGATCAAAATATAATACAGAACTTCATTACGGTCTTTTAAATATCGGTGAAATGTCGGGAGTAAAAATCATAGATCAGTTAAAAAAATATTCTGATTTAGATGGAAAAACGATTTTTATTGACTCTCCTCCCGGTACTTCATGTGCCACAGTGGCAGCAGTGGAAGATGTGGATTATGCTGTAATCGTTTCAGAGCCTACACCATTCGGGGTCAGTGATATGAAGATGGTTGTGGAGATGCTCCGTGAAATGAAGATCCCTTTGGGACTTATTATCAACAAAGCCGGATTAGGAGATGAGGAGATCTATCATTATTGTGAGGATGAAAATATAGAAATTTTGGGAGAGATCCCCTTTGATAAAAAAATAGCTGAACTTTATGCTGACGGGAAGATTTTTAGCGATTCCCTTCCTGAATATCAAGATTTCTTTAGTGATATCTATAAAAAAATTGCAGAGGGGAGGAGATCATTATGA
- a CDS encoding thioredoxin family protein has translation MEIKILGTGCNKCDDLYDNVVKALSKAGKEADIEKVENIVTIMSFGVMSTPALVIDGKVVISGRSAKVEEIEKLLK, from the coding sequence GTGGAAATTAAAATATTGGGAACAGGGTGTAATAAGTGTGATGATCTTTATGACAATGTGGTAAAAGCACTTTCTAAAGCGGGAAAGGAGGCAGATATAGAAAAGGTAGAGAATATAGTAACTATAATGTCCTTTGGTGTAATGAGTACTCCGGCTCTTGTTATCGACGGGAAAGTAGTGATCAGCGGAAGGTCTGCTAAGGTAGAAGAAATAGAGAAGTTACTTAAATAA
- a CDS encoding ArsR/SmtB family transcription factor, producing the protein MEKDMVKVFKGLGHPIRLKIVKKLGKERLCVCELQKDVEFSQSNLSQHLKIMRDSGILTAEKEGLKVMYQIKDENLLKVIHTVKEILDLRYLEEAKQS; encoded by the coding sequence ATGGAAAAAGATATGGTTAAAGTTTTTAAGGGACTCGGGCATCCCATAAGGCTTAAAATAGTAAAAAAACTCGGAAAAGAACGTCTGTGTGTCTGTGAACTTCAAAAAGATGTGGAATTTTCCCAGTCTAATCTTTCTCAGCATTTAAAAATAATGAGGGATTCGGGAATCCTTACTGCAGAAAAGGAAGGACTCAAGGTGATGTATCAGATAAAAGATGAAAATTTACTTAAGGTTATCCACACAGTAAAGGAAATCCTGGATCTCAGATATTTAGAGGAGGCGAAGCAATCATGA
- a CDS encoding Crp/Fnr family transcriptional regulator, which yields MKELMPFFEMDKIINILVKISIFGGLNDTQLYKILKTLQKVTYKDKEFIFKQGEAPTYIYIILKGKIRLIEDINYTSYQLFEFVEGNCIGEESIIGIHPHTLSAIAVGDVELAVISKKMLFDFYNTDKDLFCLLILNIAREISRRLKQTDNLLLHYIDKNG from the coding sequence ATGAAAGAATTAATGCCTTTCTTTGAAATGGATAAAATTATTAACATCCTTGTTAAAATCTCTATCTTTGGAGGTCTTAACGATACCCAACTCTATAAAATCTTAAAGACATTGCAAAAAGTAACATATAAAGATAAAGAATTTATCTTTAAACAAGGTGAAGCCCCTACCTATATCTATATAATACTCAAGGGTAAAATAAGACTAATTGAAGATATAAATTATACCAGTTATCAACTCTTTGAATTTGTAGAAGGAAACTGTATCGGCGAAGAATCTATAATAGGGATACATCCGCATACCCTGTCTGCAATAGCTGTAGGAGATGTAGAGCTTGCTGTGATCTCTAAAAAAATGCTTTTCGACTTCTACAATACCGATAAGGATCTTTTTTGTTTGCTGATTCTTAACATAGCCAGAGAGATTTCGCGCAGACTTAAACAGACCGATAATCTACTCCTTCATTACATAGATAAAAACGGATAA
- a CDS encoding YbaK/EbsC family protein yields MSIQTVKQYFKDNNLPLKVIETNEDTSTVEKAAKALGVEPDMIAKTLAFKLKEKEILILTKGRAKTDNRKFKDYFKEKPKFVNLEKVEEVTSHPIGGVCPFGLPKKLEIYLDISLKEFTTVYPAGGSPNSAVKIDVDYLAEVTKGTWIDITKQELV; encoded by the coding sequence ATGAGTATTCAGACTGTGAAACAATATTTTAAAGATAATAATCTTCCTTTAAAGGTTATTGAAACCAATGAAGATACTTCTACTGTGGAAAAAGCAGCCAAAGCCCTAGGCGTGGAACCTGACATGATAGCCAAAACTTTGGCATTTAAGTTAAAAGAAAAAGAAATTTTAATTTTAACTAAAGGAAGAGCTAAAACAGATAATAGAAAATTTAAAGATTATTTTAAAGAAAAGCCTAAATTTGTTAACCTCGAAAAGGTTGAGGAAGTTACAAGCCATCCCATAGGAGGTGTCTGTCCCTTTGGTCTGCCAAAAAAATTAGAGATATATCTGGATATATCCTTAAAGGAATTTACCACAGTATATCCGGCAGGAGGTTCTCCTAATTCTGCCGTAAAGATAGATGTAGATTATCTTGCAGAGGTAACTAAAGGAACTTGGATAGACATAACTAAACAAGAATTAGTCTAA
- a CDS encoding flavodoxin domain-containing protein has protein sequence MLYILYYTETGNTERVALKLKERLKTAVVANINDFDSDILKEEDTLILGCAAYGDEELSAEMEIFVDKINYEWNGKTLGLFGSYGSGDGTWMDRWVKKMDDIGAKVVDNGLRIQRDSIEGRSYDEYAGFFKEVMEMKYSKDSLPKEAVKVGETPFMTGENVFPGILEKHMAPKEKYGYIVVEEGSLDFVWEDNLEEVFTVDKNHPFLIEPERYHHVIITEEVKFKVEFYKFEKEIKESCVEALRPGESFIK, from the coding sequence ATGTTATACATTTTATACTACACAGAGACAGGAAATACAGAAAGGGTGGCATTAAAACTTAAGGAAAGGCTAAAGACAGCAGTGGTAGCAAATATTAATGATTTTGATTCTGATATACTCAAAGAGGAGGACACTCTTATTCTGGGATGTGCTGCTTATGGAGATGAAGAGTTGAGTGCAGAGATGGAAATATTTGTAGATAAGATTAATTATGAATGGAATGGAAAAACATTGGGGTTATTTGGCAGTTATGGTTCAGGTGACGGCACTTGGATGGATAGATGGGTAAAAAAGATGGATGATATAGGGGCTAAAGTTGTAGATAATGGATTGAGAATTCAGAGAGACTCTATTGAAGGTAGATCATATGATGAGTATGCTGGTTTTTTTAAGGAGGTAATGGAGATGAAATATTCAAAGGATAGTCTTCCTAAGGAAGCGGTTAAAGTAGGAGAAACACCATTTATGACAGGAGAAAATGTTTTTCCCGGGATTTTAGAAAAACATATGGCTCCTAAAGAAAAATATGGATATATAGTTGTTGAAGAAGGAAGTCTTGATTTTGTATGGGAAGATAACTTAGAAGAAGTATTTACTGTAGATAAGAACCATCCTTTCCTTATAGAACCGGAGAGATATCATCATGTTATAATTACAGAAGAGGTTAAATTTAAGGTAGAATTTTATAAATTTGAGAAAGAGATTAAAGAGAGCTGTGTGGAAGCTCTAAGACCTGGTGAATCTTTTATAAAATAA
- a CDS encoding nucleoside hydrolase translates to MQKIILDCDPGMDDALAVITGLADKNIEILGITTVAGNVELSHTTRNALNLLEYLNEDLDVYCGLDKPLKRDLHTATEFHGETGMGDIELPNSSKGFSKRYAEFYLECAEKYPQEVELVAVGPLTNVAAALTKYPELKTLLKGITIMGGSLCGGNITPHAEFNIFVDPEAANIVFSSGLEVKMVGLDATMKGQFTINELEDLRKSNSKYSRATMEIFDSMFRVREKIGMTSVTFHDTIAMIAPVYEDAFKFEEKNILVGIDEKRGETAENFCGGKIMVAVDFDKTWFKKYLIETLN, encoded by the coding sequence ATGCAGAAAATAATATTAGATTGTGATCCGGGGATGGATGATGCTTTAGCTGTCATAACAGGCTTAGCAGATAAGAATATAGAGATATTGGGAATAACTACTGTGGCTGGAAATGTAGAACTTTCCCATACAACAAGAAATGCGTTAAATCTTTTGGAGTATTTAAATGAAGATCTAGATGTATATTGCGGATTAGATAAACCATTAAAAAGGGATCTGCATACAGCAACTGAATTTCACGGAGAAACAGGGATGGGAGACATAGAACTTCCCAATTCATCCAAGGGATTTTCAAAAAGATATGCAGAATTTTATCTGGAGTGTGCTGAAAAATATCCCCAGGAAGTTGAATTAGTTGCCGTAGGGCCCTTAACAAACGTTGCTGCAGCACTGACTAAATACCCGGAATTAAAAACTCTTTTAAAGGGAATAACTATTATGGGGGGATCACTTTGCGGCGGGAATATAACTCCCCATGCAGAATTTAATATTTTTGTTGATCCAGAGGCGGCAAACATAGTATTTAGTTCAGGTTTAGAAGTAAAAATGGTTGGATTAGATGCTACTATGAAGGGGCAGTTCACAATTAATGAACTGGAGGATCTCAGAAAATCTAATTCTAAATACAGCAGGGCGACAATGGAAATTTTTGATTCTATGTTCAGAGTCAGGGAAAAAATAGGAATGACAAGTGTAACCTTCCACGATACAATAGCCATGATCGCACCTGTATATGAGGATGCATTTAAGTTTGAAGAAAAAAATATATTAGTTGGAATAGATGAGAAAAGGGGAGAAACTGCTGAAAATTTTTGTGGCGGTAAAATAATGGTAGCTGTTGATTTTGATAAAACTTGGTTTAAAAAATATTTAATTGAGACATTAAATTAA
- a CDS encoding 4Fe-4S binding protein, giving the protein MFSEKLIKSSQWKKNFYEKYTWIIFLLMWILPLIDIRFGILGLISMTMAVILSLFSKGKPHCAYFCPRGGGLQKLLRRFSLGLKTPEFLNNKVVRYGFTIFLTIKVVLGIISAENIYDLGSAMYFGFVATSILAITMGLLIKPRVYCGQLCHAGNIAGLINTIKKQGDVASR; this is encoded by the coding sequence GTGTTTTCAGAAAAATTGATTAAATCGTCTCAATGGAAAAAGAATTTCTATGAGAAATATACTTGGATAATATTTTTGTTGATGTGGATTTTGCCGCTGATTGATATCAGATTTGGAATTTTAGGCTTAATTTCTATGACTATGGCAGTAATTCTATCTCTTTTTAGTAAGGGAAAACCTCACTGTGCCTATTTTTGCCCCAGAGGCGGGGGGTTACAAAAATTATTAAGAAGGTTTAGTTTAGGGCTTAAGACACCTGAATTTTTAAATAATAAGGTCGTCAGATATGGATTTACAATATTTTTAACAATAAAAGTAGTTTTAGGAATTATAAGTGCTGAAAATATATATGATCTGGGATCAGCTATGTATTTTGGATTTGTAGCTACCAGTATTTTGGCAATTACAATGGGGTTACTGATAAAACCCAGAGTTTATTGTGGTCAGCTGTGCCATGCTGGGAATATTGCCGGACTTATTAATACAATAAAAAAGCAAGGTGACGTTGCATCCAGATAG
- a CDS encoding permease codes for MIKYIFSFGWLDQGTTWILKNLGVDMGSRFGGSVHFFIYDVIKILILLSIMVFAISYIRSYFSVEKTKKILEKMGGLRAHIAASLLGIVTPFCSCSSVPLFIGFIEGGIPLGVTFSFLITSPIVNEAAFVILLGTFGLKIAGYYVLAGVVLGILGGYLIHILKLERYVEEYVYEIKMGESQIRVLSRRERLEFAKSNVREIVGRIWKYLLIGIGIGALIHGWAPEEILSEYAGPKNPLAVLFATIIAIPLYSNAMGTIPIAEALINKGVGMGTALAFMMATTALSLPEMILLRKVIKPKLIGVFTGITGMGIVAVGYLFNMII; via the coding sequence ATGATAAAGTATATATTTTCCTTTGGCTGGCTTGACCAGGGAACCACCTGGATTCTTAAAAATTTAGGAGTAGATATGGGAAGCAGATTTGGCGGATCGGTTCATTTCTTTATCTATGATGTAATAAAGATTCTCATCCTCCTTTCCATAATGGTATTTGCTATCTCCTATATAAGAAGTTATTTTTCTGTAGAGAAAACAAAAAAGATCTTGGAAAAAATGGGAGGGTTAAGGGCACATATAGCAGCCAGTCTTCTGGGAATAGTGACACCTTTTTGTTCTTGTTCCAGTGTCCCGCTCTTCATAGGATTTATAGAGGGGGGAATTCCCCTTGGAGTGACCTTTTCCTTTCTTATAACCTCCCCCATTGTAAATGAGGCAGCCTTTGTGATTTTACTGGGAACTTTCGGCCTTAAGATAGCGGGTTATTATGTTCTTGCAGGAGTGGTCTTAGGGATCTTAGGGGGGTATCTGATCCATATTTTAAAACTTGAAAGATATGTAGAAGAATATGTATATGAGATAAAAATGGGAGAAAGTCAGATAAGAGTTTTATCCAGAAGGGAAAGACTGGAATTTGCCAAAAGCAATGTAAGGGAGATCGTAGGAAGAATATGGAAGTATCTTTTAATCGGTATAGGAATAGGGGCTCTTATCCACGGATGGGCTCCGGAAGAGATTCTTTCTGAATATGCAGGACCGAAAAACCCATTGGCAGTACTCTTTGCTACAATTATAGCTATTCCCCTTTATTCCAATGCCATGGGGACTATTCCCATTGCAGAAGCCTTGATAAATAAAGGAGTAGGGATGGGAACGGCCCTGGCATTTATGATGGCTACCACAGCTCTGTCGCTGCCGGAGATGATACTGCTCAGAAAGGTGATAAAGCCCAAACTCATAGGAGTATTTACAGGGATAACAGGGATGGGAATAGTGGCAGTAGGATATCTTTTTAATATGATTATATAA
- a CDS encoding Hsp20/alpha crystallin family protein — MSNLVKKHDFFYPNVFGNLFEDDIFTDRLLHKRIMPPINVSENEENYQVDLSIPGIKKENIKITCKGRVLTISYEQENSDEYKEKNYHRREFKSQSFTKSFTVPKDVNLEKISSEHKNGILAILLPKFEVIKEENSMDIEIK; from the coding sequence ATGTCCAATTTAGTTAAAAAACATGATTTTTTTTACCCTAATGTTTTTGGAAATTTATTTGAGGATGACATTTTTACAGACCGATTATTACATAAAAGAATTATGCCTCCTATAAATGTTTCAGAAAATGAAGAAAACTACCAAGTAGATCTTTCAATACCAGGTATAAAAAAAGAAAATATAAAGATAACTTGTAAAGGAAGGGTTTTGACCATCTCATATGAGCAGGAAAATTCAGACGAGTATAAGGAAAAAAATTATCATAGGAGAGAGTTCAAAAGCCAGTCTTTTACTAAAAGTTTTACTGTGCCTAAAGACGTAAATCTTGAAAAAATTTCCAGTGAGCATAAAAATGGTATCTTAGCTATACTACTCCCTAAATTTGAAGTAATTAAAGAAGAAAATTCAATGGATATTGAAATTAAATAG
- a CDS encoding GNAT family N-acetyltransferase, which produces MNLEIKNFDDLTTREVYEILRVRSEVFVVEQDCVYNDLDGKDLESVHIMIEEDDKILAYLRVIKPGISYDEPSIGRVLVTCQARGRGLARKIVQAGMDYIIHNWGEKKITIGAQDYLKKFYESLGFEAVSEVYSEDGIPHVDMTYFKK; this is translated from the coding sequence ATGAATTTAGAGATTAAAAATTTTGACGATCTTACAACCAGGGAAGTATATGAAATATTAAGGGTGAGATCGGAGGTCTTTGTGGTAGAACAGGACTGTGTCTATAACGATTTAGATGGAAAAGATCTGGAATCAGTTCATATTATGATTGAGGAAGATGATAAAATTCTGGCTTATCTAAGAGTTATAAAACCAGGAATTTCATATGATGAACCTTCCATAGGAAGGGTTTTAGTAACCTGCCAGGCAAGGGGAAGAGGGTTAGCCAGAAAAATTGTACAAGCCGGGATGGATTATATAATTCATAACTGGGGCGAAAAGAAGATAACCATAGGAGCACAGGATTATCTGAAAAAATTCTATGAAAGTCTGGGATTTGAAGCGGTTTCCGAGGTTTATTCAGAGGACGGTATTCCCCATGTGGATATGACTTACTTTAAGAAATAA
- a CDS encoding ATP-binding protein, whose amino-acid sequence MNINEIVVISGKGGTGKTTLTASLIPYLQDLIIADCDVDAPDLNILLDPKIRSTHRFVGLKKAIIDKEKCIKCGLCEKHCKFSAISKDITLTQSKCEGCGLCEFICPVDAISMEDAVVGELYESDTAFGNFVHAKLIPGEETSGKLVAEVRKKAKALAVLNNKKYIVVDGSPGIACNVISSITGASQVIIVTESTFSGLHDLKRIHQLTKKFNLKVQVVINKFDLSSHHSEMIEEYCLKNNIIVGLKIPFTEKIVKSIVNKTIPSIAEKDFFNEINFFNFIESLF is encoded by the coding sequence ATGAACATAAATGAAATTGTAGTTATCTCCGGTAAGGGAGGAACTGGGAAAACCACTTTAACAGCATCTCTTATCCCGTATTTACAAGATCTAATCATTGCTGACTGTGATGTAGATGCTCCAGATCTAAATATCTTATTGGATCCTAAAATAAGATCTACCCATAGATTTGTAGGGTTAAAAAAAGCCATTATAGATAAGGAAAAATGTATTAAGTGCGGGCTCTGTGAAAAACACTGTAAATTTTCAGCCATCTCAAAGGATATAACCTTAACTCAGTCGAAATGCGAGGGGTGCGGGCTCTGTGAGTTTATCTGCCCTGTAGATGCAATCTCAATGGAGGATGCAGTTGTGGGAGAACTCTATGAATCAGACACAGCTTTTGGAAATTTTGTCCATGCAAAACTGATCCCCGGGGAGGAAACTTCTGGAAAATTAGTGGCTGAAGTCAGAAAAAAAGCCAAAGCATTGGCAGTTTTAAACAATAAAAAATATATAGTAGTAGACGGCTCCCCTGGGATTGCCTGTAATGTTATCAGCTCTATCACAGGAGCCAGCCAGGTTATCATAGTTACTGAATCTACTTTTTCCGGGCTTCACGACCTGAAAAGAATCCACCAATTGACTAAAAAATTCAATCTTAAAGTCCAGGTAGTTATTAATAAATTCGACCTGTCCTCCCACCATAGTGAGATGATTGAAGAATATTGTTTAAAAAATAATATTATAGTAGGATTAAAAATTCCATTTACTGAAAAAATAGTGAAATCTATAGTTAATAAAACTATTCCTTCTATAGCAGAAAAAGATTTTTTTAATGAAATTAATTTTTTTAATTTTATAGAGAGTTTATTTTAA
- a CDS encoding Hsp20/alpha crystallin family protein, producing MSNLIKKYDFFNPDIFRSLFEDDIFTDRLLHRRIMPPINVLENEENYQVDVSIPGIKKENIKITCKGRVLTISYKQKKSDEYKEKNYHRREFKSQSFSRSFTVPENVNLEKISSEHKDGILSILLPKIEVTKKENTIDIEIK from the coding sequence ATGTCCAATTTAATTAAAAAATATGATTTTTTTAACCCCGATATTTTTAGAAGTTTATTTGAAGATGACATTTTTACAGACCGATTATTACATAGGAGAATTATGCCTCCTATAAATGTTTTAGAAAATGAGGAAAACTACCAGGTAGATGTTTCAATACCAGGTATAAAAAAAGAAAATATAAAGATAACTTGTAAGGGAAGGGTTTTGACCATCTCATATAAGCAAAAAAAATCAGACGAGTATAAGGAAAAAAATTATCATAGAAGAGAGTTTAAGAGTCAGTCTTTTTCCAGAAGTTTTACTGTACCTGAAAATGTTAATCTTGAAAAGATTTCCAGTGAGCATAAAGATGGTATCTTATCTATATTACTTCCTAAAATCGAAGTAACTAAAAAAGAAAATACAATAGATATTGAAATTAAATAG
- a CDS encoding NifB/NifX family molybdenum-iron cluster-binding protein, whose product MKISICSKKEGLDSLIDERFGRTENFTIIDMDTMIVETIENTAKNEASGAGGEAVKLISKYNVDIAVVPHLGPKAEKAMEAFEIKTVSQEDYKTVGEVLEAYKSGKLKEITKKKGLTRL is encoded by the coding sequence ATGAAAATATCCATATGTTCAAAAAAAGAAGGATTGGATAGTTTAATCGATGAAAGATTTGGCAGAACAGAAAACTTTACTATCATAGATATGGATACAATGATAGTGGAGACTATCGAAAATACAGCTAAAAATGAAGCCAGTGGTGCAGGGGGTGAAGCAGTAAAATTAATTTCGAAATATAATGTAGACATAGCTGTCGTTCCTCATCTGGGACCTAAGGCTGAAAAAGCCATGGAAGCTTTTGAAATAAAAACTGTTTCTCAGGAGGATTATAAAACTGTAGGAGAGGTTTTAGAAGCGTATAAATCCGGTAAATTAAAAGAAATAACAAAGAAAAAAGGACTGACTAGATTATGA